A single window of Corythoichthys intestinalis isolate RoL2023-P3 chromosome 21, ASM3026506v1, whole genome shotgun sequence DNA harbors:
- the LOC130909889 gene encoding uncharacterized protein K02A2.6-like yields MKDITVKLHIKPGSKPVFMKARTVPYAIRDKVEADLDALVKSGVLEPVTTSEWATPIVPVPKKNSGIRTCGDVKVTLNPVLCVEQYPLPLIDDLFAGLSSGQKLSKIDLNQAYLQMHVDEESREWLTINMHKGLFRYCRLPFGITSAPALFQRAMDQILSGLPGVQCYLDDILFTGANDEEHLRNLDAVLKRQYGLRVRKEKCEFLRPSVEYLGHVIDHEGLHKAPSKTKAIVDAPVPENVSQLRSFLGIPSLAAASLQRWALLLSAHSYDIKYRKSDLHCNADGLSSVASETCNSERP; encoded by the exons ATGAAGGACATTACAGTGAAATTGCACATTAAACCAGGAAGCAAACCTGTGTTTATGAAGGCTAGGACAGTGCCATATGCTATTCGTGACAAAGTCGAGGCTGACCTGGATGCGTTGGTCAAAAGTGGTGTTTTGGAACCAGTCACCACCAGCGAATGGGCGACACCAATTGTGCCGGTTCCgaaaaaaaatagcggaattcgCACATGTGGCGATGTTAAAGTGACTTTGAATCCGGTGCTTTGTGTGGAGCAGTACCCACTTCCATTGATCGATGATTTGTTTGCAGGTCTGAGCAGTGGTCAAAAATTGAGCAAAATTGACCTCAACCAAGCTtatctgcagatgcatgtggatGAAGAATCACGGGAGTGGCTGACAATTAACATGCACAAGGGACTTTTCAGATATTGCAGATTACCTTTTGGCATCACATCTGCTCCTGCTCTGTTTCAACGGGCTATGGATCAAATTTTGAGTGGATTGCCAGGAGTACAATGTTACTTGGATGACATTCTCTTCACCGGTGCCAACGACGAGGAGCATCTTCGCAACCTGGATGCTGTCTTAAAAAGGCAGTATGGTCTTCGAGTGCgcaaggaaaaatgtgaatttttgaGACCATCGGTGGAGTATCTCGGGCATGTGATAGACCACGAAGGACTACACAAGGCTCCATCAAAGACAAAGGCAATTGTGGATGCACCCGTCCCAGAAAATGTGAGTCAGCTTAGATCTTTTTTAG GAATCCCTTCACTGGCTGCTGCAAGTCTTCAGAGGTGGGCTTTGTTGTTATCAGCTCACTCATACGACATCAAGTATCGTAAATCTGATTTGCATTGCAATGCTGATGGACTTTCGAG CGTCGCAAGTGAAACATGCAACTCGGAACGACCCTGA